Genomic window (Rosa chinensis cultivar Old Blush chromosome 6, RchiOBHm-V2, whole genome shotgun sequence):
AATTAGCTTTTTCCAATTCCTCAAGGAAAATGATTCCTAATGTATAAGAGGGTTGGGATTCCTATTATTCACGAATGAAcaatattatttaaaaaaaattaacaattttATTGCACGAATCATGACCAGCATCAAAATAGTGGTAATCTGCTAATTAATTTATGAAATTATGTACCATTCAAACAAGTAGAGTTCTTTGCGattctaattaattaatttgcaTATTTTCAGTTCATAAGAATCTTAATTTGAGACCCTAAGTTTGATTGATATATGTCCAAACTCAAAACCCTAATATAAAGAAGAAACATTTTCATATCATTTGGTTTGGTGATGTAATAGTATTAATCTCCTGGTGTATCGCTCGTTAATATAATGACTTTGATTAGTGACacatgttcaattttttttttttagctgaaAGATGAGTGAAAGAGAGGAGTAACCTCCCTAACACTCTAATGaattaatcaaagaaaaagtagaTAACAAGAGAGGGggacaaaaccaaaacctcttGAAGCAAACTAACAATTAAACAAACCTAGCAAAACCGAAACTGAAGAAGACCCATAATGTCACTATTACAATATGACAAAATAAAAGATGGAGGCACATCCCACCACACCAGCTAAGTTAACGACGTACCATGATTAGCCAATGCATCTGCAACTTTATTCCCTTCATGAAAAATATGAGAAGAGCGAAAAGTCATATTTGAGATGCAACTTAAACAATTAAGTCAACGAACATGTTCACTAGTATTGGGAAGCTGTTCTTAGGTGCCAACAACACCAATATAGAGAAGTTGGTCACCCAAATACACCAAATCCCTTATCTTAACACAGAAGTTTCTCAATATAAATTCATACCATCCCTCCCCATGCCATTCCACACAATCAACCTCCACTTGAATTTTAACCTCCATCTCCTCTAGTTATCTCTCCTTATTTCAGACATTTGATGCAAGCAACAAAAGTTTTAAGGCTCACATAGTGGTCAATATGGCGTTCAAAGGAATTGAGTTGGGTCTTGCCCTGGTCTTAGTGATCATGCTACTGGGTCGAGCCACAGCTCAATCAAGTTGCACCAGTACACTAGCAAGCCTGGCTCCATGCCTCAACTACGTTACCGGAAACTCATCAACCCCGTCGTCTTCTTGCTGCTCACAGCTCTCAATAGTTGTACAGTCATCGCCGCAGTGCCTTTGCTCATTGCTCAATGGCGGAGGTTCCACATTGGGCATCACCATAAACCAAACACTTGCTCTATCTCTTCCTGGTGCTTGTAATGTGAAAACTCCTCCCGTTAGCCAGTGTAAATGTAAGTAGTCGAATTTCCCTTTTTATATATCTAATGAGGTAATTAACATTTACAAGTTAAATTGTGGTGAAGCAGCTGCCAATGGACCTACAACTTCTTCAGCAAGTACTCCTACAGCGAGTTCCCCAGCGGATAATTCCAACAATCAAACACCCGAAGATGCAAATACACCTGAAGCTGCAATTACACCTTCAGCCTCAGATGTTCCAGCAGGTAGCtagaaaatttatatatatacgtacTGTATATGTCATGTTACCAAACTATCAATTTCCACTAATAATCAAGTGAATCTTTATGTGTTGTCCAATTTAACAGTCTATCAACAATATTAAGCATTTGATAGATGCTGAATTCTAGCTTCAATTGGGTTTAATTATCGCAGGAGGGTCTAAAACAGTTCCATCAACAGACGGCGACACATCCAATGGAAGCAGGAGCATCAACGCACTCCTTCACTTCGTGCTCTTCCTCATTTTCGTTGTATCCTGTGCTTCAAGCATCACCAAATTTTGAGTCTTTGGCAACTATATATATTGTGGTTATAAAAATATTTCGACTAGTTGCCCCAGTGGATTACGTGTTCCTTTATGTAATTTGTTCGAACTATATATTATGAGAAGATcttattagaaaaataaaatattatgagaagGTAATAAATGATCGATCTCTTGGTGCCTTCGTTTCTAAATTCATAATCTAGTACTCCAGCaagtacataattttttttatttttattttatttttagaagaAACGAAAACACTTTCATTAAACAAGTTGACAACATTATAAATAAACTTGCCATAAACATGGTCCAATCAAAATAAGTTCCTCACACATAATATTATACTAACACAAACATACGCACTAACAAGGAataagagataaaaaaaaatttcagcaaATTGCaaattttgttttaaatgtataATTGGTAACGCATGCTAAACCGGTTCCGAATTGGTTTGGTTCAGTGTACAACCATATTATAATTGTTAGAATTATGGTCCAATCAAAATAAGTTCCTCACACATAATATTATACTAACACAAACATACGCACTAACAAGGAataagagataaaaaaaaatttcagcaaATTGCaaattttgttttaaatgtataATTGGTAACGCATGCTAAACCGGTTCCGAATTGGTTTGGTTCAGTGTACAACCATATTATAATTGTTAGAATTACTACACCAAACTAAAACTTATTTGGTCGATCGGTTACGATTAATTAATCGTCAAAATTGAACAAGATATCGATCCATTCCCAACAGATAGATCCTGCATGCCATAATGATATGCTAACGACCGGCCTCGAAACCAAAAGCGCCGCTAACTTGCTCGTTGGAGTACAAGCCACTAGCCGAACTAGACCAGAGGCTCTTCCGGCCAACACCATGATGCTACCTAGACGCACAGAAATACTATAGGCAagtttacttacttgaaataggagggaatgattacggggtaaaaatattcctgcgtttactaacacataaagaaatcagAATGATCAGGTAAAACTATTCATTCATGTGTTTACCAACACATGAAAAAATCGGAATGGGTGTAGGTCCTAACTCCTTGTCAAGAATTTGATAACAAAGGGGGGAGATGGATTCAATAGTCAAACCCTCCGGAATCAAGATCGATTCATTTTCTCTCCAATTCCAGTTGTTTCtgattcatgatttttttttgtttccattCTAAATAAGTAACCGTGTCATATATTCTCTAGCTACCTATATCTACGAACAAACAAAGTTAGGAATACCTAGAAAAAAGAGATCCATGAGAGAGAAGAACACAATAAGAAACGAGGTTATGAAAAAACCGACACCAAAACTAAATCTAGAAGAGCGGTGCCCTAGAACGTTCTCGATAGACACTTTTATTATTTCAATATACAACTATTAATTAACATTCAaatacccaaatttgaattacACAGAGCatgaaattaatgaattacaattACAAGTCAAAGAAAGTCCAAGCACATTATAACAAGTCATATTCTAGCACAGAAGCTGAATCCCAAAGAAAGATATCAAATCCATCAACTCCAACCACATAATAGGAAATCCTATAATTCCATGAGTTCGCTCCTCTCCTCAAAAGAAACTGGCGTGAACTCCTCTGAAAAAGCTGGTGCACCCATTTTCTTCGGTTTCTTCGAAGAAGTTGGTGCGAACCTTTTTTTCGAAGAAATTGGGATGCACCTTTTGTTGGGAGGAACCCAGACCCCATTGAGCCACTCCATATGAAACCTCAACTTTGAAAGCGGGTAAAGAGTCTCTATTCCAGTGGTTTCAAAGAAAACGAAGTAGTGGTCGGGGTCTTTCCTCCTAGAAATAGTTCCAACCCACCAACCGTCATTGATCAATGCATCGACCCTATACCCTTTAAGACTAGAATATTTAGATGGCACAATGACAGGTGGTATAGGCCGGACATCTTTCGCTATGACAATCTCTTGTAAAGGTGTAGATTCATTATCTTCGTCCACAAAATCCTTGTACTCAACCAAGTAGTTCGTACCCATATTTGCGACTATGATTGCTTTCCAATATGAGCCAAGAAATCCTTCCGAATTGCAGCACACTTCCACTTCATCCCCTATTTGAAGGGTGCATTTGGAGCAAACATTCATTAATGTGTATGTTATTTTTTAGATATTCTTATTATCTCGTTTTAATtataaagttatacttgctcaATATATACGAATAGGAGAGAGCCCCTTCTTATAGGTAGATATTATGATCAACCCAAATACCCAATTGCTCAAGGAAAAGGGTTCCCAATCCTAATATATGATGGAAGAGAAGCCCGACTTCATCAATTATAAAAAAAAGTTATTCCTA
Coding sequences:
- the LOC112174338 gene encoding non-specific lipid transfer protein GPI-anchored 5 isoform X1 — its product is MAFKGIELGLALVLVIMLLGRATAQSSCTSTLASLAPCLNYVTGNSSTPSSSCCSQLSIVVQSSPQCLCSLLNGGGSTLGITINQTLALSLPGACNVKTPPVSQCKSANGPTTSSASTPTASSPADNSNNQTPEDANTPEAAITPSASDVPAGGSKTVPSTDGDTSNGSRSINALLHFVLFLIFVVSCASSITKF
- the LOC112174338 gene encoding non-specific lipid transfer protein GPI-anchored 5 isoform X2: MAFKGIELGLALVLVIMLLGRATAQSSCTSTLASLAPCLNYVTGNSSTPSSSCCSQLSIVVQSSPQCLCSLLNGGGSTLGITINQTLALSLPGACNVKTPPVSQCKSANGPTTSSASTPTASSPADNSNNQTPEDANTPEAAITPSASDVPAVYQQY